In Euphorbia lathyris chromosome 10, ddEupLath1.1, whole genome shotgun sequence, the DNA window TTTTGGGctaatatttaaagttaaatatggttaatattttatttttttatagcattttgaatttgatcTGAATCTTATGATCCGATTCGATTAACGAGTCCCGATTCGCAAAATGAGATTTCGAGTAACTagtcgaatctcgatttaacaactatgattTATCTATTTGACACATACGGACTACTTTGACACGTGAGAGTATCTCCCATTTGGACCTTATTAGAGCACCTCTAATGGGTGTTACAAGCTTATTGCTTGTAACACCCAACCAATAGAGGAGCTGTGTTTTCTTTATTACAAGTTGTTGGGTGTTACTAACAGTAGTAACATGAAGTAAAAAGTGCATGGAAAATGAAATTTATTGTTTATATTGGAGCTTGAGATACACCGAAAAATGAGAAGCCTCTAAAAGAGAGAATGTATTCCAAACTCTGTATTTAGAGAGTCTCTTTGTGGAAGAATCGTGAAACAAAGTGGGAGACAAAGTCTGTCATCCATtattaaatacataaaatttcttttcattatttttttttatatatacacaaatcttgttattttaattctaaaaccattattgtttttaatttatcCATTTGGCAGCTCATACACTTACCCCGTGTTGCAACCAGTATTGTTGCTCTTACATCATATAAATCCTAATTTTTTCACCTCTAAATTAAATGCAGGAATAGTAGATCGTCCATTCACAAGGTTCATAGAGAGCAAAAAATCAGACTTAGATCGCCTAATAAGCATAAACTTAATTGGTGCAATCCTCGGAGCCAAACATGCAGCAAGAGTCATGATTCCACAGCAGAAAGCCTGCATATTATTCACAACAAGTGCTTGCACAGCAATAGGAGGACTCGGAACTCAATCATATGCCCTAACTAAACATGGAATTTGGGGATTATCAAAAAGCTTAGCATCAGAATTATCCCCAAATGGAATTAGGGTTAATTGCATTTCACCCTTTGGAATTGCAACCCCTGTAGCTGGAATAACTGTCCCTAGATTTATATCAGATTTTGCTTTGAGTTTTACTGGTAATCTCAAGGGACAGATTTTGAAGACAGAAGATATTGCTAAAGCTGCTCTTTATCTTGCTAGTGACGAAGCTAATCATGTTAGTGGTCTTAATCTTGTTGTTGATGGTGGGTTTAGTGTTGTTAATCCTAGTTTTGTTAATCTTTTTGCTAGTTCGATGAGGAGTATTTATTTCATCCAAAGGGTTGTTAAGTTGTATGGAACTCCATTGATTGCTTCATTTATGTTGGGTTGTTTGGTGGTTTTGATTTCCATGTCATCGTTTATGATGATATGAAACAATGTAAATGAAGTTATTCGGCTAAAAAAGCCACCCAATAATGAGAAATTTTAAAGTATTTTTTGGAACATTATATCATATCAATCAATTGATATTTGTAGTTTCACAGTAATCATCCGATATGAAgtaattaattttcttaaagATGCGAATGGTACTTTATAATCTCGTGGATTGATATCGACCCTCTGTCCATGTATCTGTATGGTGAAGGAAGGAGAGTCATTCAGAGCAAGCCGCCCGACATCATAAAGGCCTCAAGGTCTTAGTGttaattgagaattgaaaggAGATAATAATCTGTATATTATATTTGCTTGATTTGTGTTACAGTATATTTGTGTATAAATAGTAAAGAGATGCTAGCCCTAATTAGTTACAGAGAGACCTAATTAGACTAGACTTGTGAGAGATGTATTCTAAGTGTACTAGGAAAGGTAAGGATAAGTGCAACCGTGTGCTGTATGGATATATACGGTTAAATACAAAGTATATCACTAATACCCCCCTTAAGCCGAGGACGAGAGCAAAGCGTGAGTCGTTGGCGAAGTATGTTGAACCGCGAACTGGAAAGTGGTTTGGTAAGTATATCGGCGACTTGATCCTCGGTAGGAATGAAGTGAACTGATAAAAATCCGGAGGCCACTTGTTCTCGAACGAAGTGATAATCAAGTTCAATGTGTTTGGTGCGAGCATGAAATACTGGGTTAACAGTGAGATAAATTGCACCgacattgtcacaccataatcGAACCGGTCGCGGGATTGGGATGCGAAGCTCAAGCAGAAGGGATTTGATCCAAAGAAGTTCGGCAGTGGCATTTGCAACAGCTTTGTATTCACTTTCGGTGGATGATCGTGCAATGGTTGGTTGTTTGCGAGTGTTCCATGAGATGAGGCTTTTGCCTAAGAAGATGCAGAAGGCTCCCGTGGAGCGACGATCATCGGGGCAGCCACCCCAATCATTGTCTGAATAACAGTGAATAGCTGTGATTGGTGAACTAGAGAATTTGATACCGCAGTCCTGAGATCCGTGAATGTATCGTAGTACTCGTTTGACTCCTTTCCAATGTTTGTCTGTTGGACAATGTAGGAATTGACATAGCTTATTGATGGAGAAGGCTATGTCAGGACGAGTGAGAGTGAGGTACTGTAGAGCTCCAACGATGCTCCTGTATTCTTCTCCGGATTGTAGACGAGTTCCTTGTTCACGAGATAGGTTGGGAGTTGTGGCCATGGGTGTGGAACAGGGCTTGCAATCGAGCATGTTGACTTTGGCAAGGATATCGCGAGCATATTTGGTTTGGGAAAGATGAAAACCATCTGCAGAATACACAATTTCAAGGCCAAGAAAATAGGAAGCACGCCCTAGATTCCGTATTGGGAATTCCTGTTCAATCTGTAATATAGTTTTCTGAATCAAAGATGGATTAGTGCCAGTAACCAATATGTCATCGACATAACACAGGATGAATGTTTTGTCATGTGAAGTGTGATTGATAAACAGAGAGTTGTCAGCTCCAGACATAGTAAAACCAATGTTACCCAAAAACGTTTTGAGACGCAAGAACCATTCTCGAGGTGCTTGTTTGAGACCGTATAGGGATTTACGGAGTAAACACACATCATTTGGTCTGTCTTTATCACGGAATCCTTGTGGCTGTTCCATATAAATGGTTTCTGTCAGATTGCCATGAAGGAAGGCATTGGACACATCCAATTAGTTAATGGTCCAGTTGTGAGCAGCTGCAAGGGCAAAGACAAGACGAACAGTGGTGGCTTTAACAACAGGACTAAAAGTTTCCTTATAGTCCAGGCCAGATTGTTGGCTGAATCCTCTAGCCACAAGTCGCGCCTTGTGACGTTCAACGGTTCCATCTGCTTTTAACTTCGTGCGGAACAGCCATCGTGAGGTGATGATATTTCTGTCTTTTGGACGCGGAACCAGATCCCAAGTGCGATTGGTGATTAATGCATGTATTTCGGATGCCATAGCATCCTGCCATTCTGCTTTTTGATTAGCAGACGTAAAACAACTGGGAGTAAAATTTGCAGATGAGACAGTAGTTTAAAGAGCCATAAATTTTCCTCTAGATTGAAGCGAGGAAAGCCGAATTTGCATTGGATGACGTCGGACAGGTTCCGAGGTTCCCGGGGCAGTGCATAAATTTgtaggagaggaagaagagagtgATGTCGTGATCTGAAGTTGTGGGCTGGAATTTTGTGCTGATGAGATTGCAGAGGAGAGGATATTAATTGGTGAAATGGGTTCAGGGATAGGCTGAATGTTATTTGATGAGGAAATAGGCATGGTGAGGTGATGATGAGAGTTTGATGAGGTGTCTGGCGGGTTAAGGAATGGTGATTGGTGAGTGGCGTGATCAGGAGAAGAAGTGGAGGGAGATTTAGTGGCTGTCAGCTGGGGTGGTGATGAGGGCGTGATTGTGGGAGAGTGGGAGAGGTGGTTATTGGGTAGTGTTGTGATAGTGGGAACCAAATCAGGAAAGGTAGATGAGGGATTTGTTGTGGGAGTTAAGGTGGAATTTATGTCAGCAGGTAAATTTGTATTGGTAGATTTGTGGTGATGTGCAGGAATTGAATTAAGTGGTATTGATGAATGCAAAGAGATGTTACCTGGATAAGGCCCGAGTAGAGACGGAACCGAGACAACAGCATTTGTGACAGGAGAGGCGGATTCCGGTGTATGCACAGTTGTCGAGGCAGCTTGAAGAGGAAAAAGATTCTCACGAAACACAGTGTGTTTGCAAATATAAATGCGATTGGAGTTGAGATCAAGACAAAGGTGACCATTGTGATTGGGGGAGTCCCCGAGATAAACACATAAGCGAGATCGAAAGTCAAACTTATGTTTATTATATGGATGAAGTAAAGGCAAAATACCACATCCAAAGACACGTAATTTTGAGAAATCCGGTGTTTTGTTGAATGCTTTGGTGAATGGAGACACAGACCCAAGGACTAAAGTGGGTAGAAGATTAATTAAGTAAACATTGTGTATGACGACATAGTTCCAAAATTTTAAAGGTAGTGAAGCATGAGCTAAAAGCGTTAAAGCTGTGTCAACAACGTGCCGAATTTTCCGTTCAGAAATACCGTTTTGTTCATGAGTATGAGGACACgctaatttatgcaaaattcctTCTTTAGCAAAAAAAGATTTGAGTTTTTGGAATTCACCACCAAAGTCTGAGTAAAAGTTCTTAACCCTAGCCTTATATTGACGAACAATCATTGCATAGAATTCAAGAAATAGGGAATAAACATCACTCTTATTTTTCAAACAATAGATCCAACTAAAACGAGTAAATTCATCAATGAAGATAACAAAATAACGATGTccaaaatttgataaaataggGGAGGGTCCCCACACATCTGAATGTATAGATTCAAACATGTAAGTACTTGAACGAATAACAGAATTTAAATGCGATTTGGATAGTTTGCCCATTGGACAAGAAGAACACGCCTGAGTACTCTTGGATGAAGGAAGCTGATGTTGACGAATGATCTGAGATGCAGTTTGTGAATGACAGTGACCAAAACGAGCATGCCATTGTGCAAACGGAATCCGTTCTCCAACTAAAGCTTGCTTCAAAGCAGGAGGCATGATGTACAGTCCGTCTCTACTCGGTCCTCGCAAGAGGATTTCCTTGTTGGCCTGGTCCttgataagaaaataagatggccaaaattcaaaataacatGAGTTGTCACGTGAGAATTGTTGAACAGAAATCAAGGATTTAGTTAAACGAGGCACAAGTAAAACATCTTTAAGATTGAAGTTGTGGAGAGAAGAAGACCCCATGTGGGATATAGGCAAACCTTGTCCGTTACCAAACCGAATATTATCATGACCCTGGAATGGAATCATATTTCGAATCTGTTGAGCATCATTGGTCATATGGTGAGTGGCTCCGGTATCAGGGTACCATGGCTGTTCCTGACCCATTCCATCATCCAAGGGAGGATTTCCCTGATAGTCCATACATGTGATGTGTGCCTGAGGACGAGAAGCTCTGTTTGGTGGCGCCCCATGCTGAAGTGTCCCCCGATTTTTCTTCTGAGGACATTTGTCAACCCAGTGTCGAGTATCATTACATATGAAGTAGTGTCCCCGCTTGCGTTTAGATTTGAGCATGGAGGCAGAAGaatctattttgacagtgaagTTCGCCATGGGAGATGGATCAGCACTGTGCTGAAGTAGTTCTTCTCTGATCAGTTCATCATATAACTCATACCAGTGAACAGGTTCTCCACGTCTGACATTGAGAGCCGTTAAGACGGAGTGATACTCCTTGCCAATGTTTTTGTAAATGGTGGCAATTAACTGGGTGATAGACGATGGACTGCCGGCTGATGTAAGTTCATCGGCAAGAGCTTTGATTTTCTGAAGATACGCGGAGACACTCATATCATGGCGTTGAAGTGAATTAAGCTCAAGAGTGAGTTGAATACGTCTGTTTTCTGAGACGGCACCATAGGTGCATTCTAATGCATACCAGACCGCACGAGCAGAGGTGAGATTGAAAACGGTGGAGACGACCTCCTCACTAAGAGAGGCCAAGATAGTGGCACGAGCAATACGGTCACGCTGTTCCCAGTTAACATAGGCCGGATTGAGCATGAAATCAGCGGACTGAGTTGGATTTGCACCAGCAAACCGAGGAACATATTTAGGAGGTGAGGGAATTGCACCAGTGCAATTTTCATCGAAGACCCTCATTGCATCAAGGGTGGCCACAAGGTAAGTATGCCAAGTTCGATAGTTACGAGATGTCAGTTTGACACTCATGACAGGGATTGATGTTAAGGATGATGTGGGATAAGAAAGCTGACTTGCAGGAGGTACAGAATCAGTATAGGTACCAATTGGGGGAGGGAATGGTGGTTCATGGGTTGTATGAGAAGGGAGATGAGGCTGGAATGGCTGGTAGCCACCCCTGGAGGTAGGAGGAAGCATTTGGTGATGATTTTGCGGGATTGGAGCAGGTCCATGTTGATGAGGAAGGCCAAAATTATTACTGGTTGGAAGAGAGGAGAAAGGAACAGGTGCACCGATGATATTTTGGGGTGGAAGATAAGATGAAGAATAATCGTATGGGACATACGGGAATTGAAGCAAACTTTGATTTTGGGCAGGAAACAAATACGAATCAGTTACGGATTGTATCGGTGCAGTCGAAGGTGGTAGTGCAGTGGTGGCTGCCGGAATTGACTGAACCAGACCAGACATGGGGTGAGATAGGAAGGAGGATGTTGTATCAGTAATAAGAGTAAATTGGGTATCTGTTTGCATAGACGATAGGGAAAGAGAGGCCGTGGGATTCTGAAGGGAAGCAGCCGGAATTGAGTTAGAGGGGGCAGCGGAATTATGAGGCGGGGAGGCGGAAGAGGAGGGACTTGCAGTGGCGACTGATACCATGttaattgagaattgaaaggAGATAATAATCTGTATATTATATTTGCTTGATTTGTGTTACAGTATACTTGTGTATAAATAGTAAAGAGATGCTAGCCCTAATTAGTTACAGAGAGACCTAATTAGACTAGACTTGTGAGAGATGTATTCTAAGTGTACTAGGAAAGGTAAGGATAAGTGCAACTGTGTGCTGTATGGATATATACGGTTAAATACAAAGTATATCACTAATACTTAGGTCCAGTGAAACGAGAACATCTGACAATGCGCTTGCTATGTGATAGGGTGCACCACATGACGTCATTATAAGGAGGTTGCAGAG includes these proteins:
- the LOC136208396 gene encoding (+)-borneol dehydrogenase 1-like, producing MEKETIPILVTPEQRLAGKVAIITGGASGIGASTVQLFHENGAKVVIADIQDALGRALAQKLGQNAIYIHCDVSKEEEIRSLVDQTVNKYGKLDIMYNNAGIVDRPFTRFIESKKSDLDRLISINLIGAILGAKHAARVMIPQQKACILFTTSACTAIGGLGTQSYALTKHGIWGLSKSLASELSPNGIRVNCISPFGIATPVAGITVPRFISDFALSFTGNLKGQILKTEDIAKAALYLASDEANHVSGLNLVVDGGFSVVNPSFVNLFASSMRSIYFIQRVVKLYGTPLIASFMLGCLVVLISMSSFMMI